From Salvelinus fontinalis isolate EN_2023a chromosome 30, ASM2944872v1, whole genome shotgun sequence, one genomic window encodes:
- the mrtfab gene encoding myocardin related transcription factor Ab isoform X3, with protein sequence MIMLDTNHFLSFELAPLDSPPMGEELDKQDLMDYERHAYHSLKEVLQLKLQQRRTREELVSQGIMPPLKSPAAFHEQRRSLERARTEDYLKRKIRSRPERSELVRMHILEETSAEPSLQAKQLQLKRARLADDLNDKISHRPGPIELIHKNILPVDLDCPLQHSLLDSPKGAGESSLDEDSSDAFSPDTLANHDSPLGPVSQLSPSDMLTQNGDMSPSQFLTQVPPPPPPLLLNDHDSLQRQKLTNGTVTPVASRPASGQIKFQSKPSLERLSQRSKKSKDVKPKVKKLKYHQYIPPDQKADREPPPQLDSTYAKILHQQQLFLQLQILNQQQQQHYNYHTILPAPPKPPAEQSTSTNPGPSPSRSVPPTTPAPSNQHGPSRQSQTPVGGARPLTLPANLDDFKVAELKQELKLRGLTVSGTKMDLIERLRNYQEQNGGGGVTATVTPKPSLPTPQHASTQPATITISAPPHAGTNTITHQSGEAGGKIPAFSLAQSAAPARIMRFGSTYSSPPVSPTPSERSLAVMSPDETSCNGDLFGEMVSSPLTQLSLHPSPASIKEENQGHLPTCSFSQSRLSPTAPQEPSGAPGAAMEASPLDKDQLLQEKDKQIEELTRMLRQKQRLVETLRSQLEHGKQTGLKEMQGVVVNGYAQEAQTKTTSIKASAILHPALTNGEMVRVKTEVETQEEMEGVDEAQPKGQPQPTQCSQQTLLKLQQIHRIQVQQQTQQLLQTQQQQSQQLQQQKQQQQTQQMQQQKTSAQLLLQQQQQLQQLIIQQTQQKQLQLQHKQLQAQQRKQQRQAQRQQQNKQLSQTVTTQQVTPVFIGQQNGTQVPAQTFSLDLLKSGTTPTLVTDGNGNHYLIALTNHNAEGQNGVTSLGKTSGSQRITLQRLQSTTSKLPSQSPAEILSSDTQSKQQLQPGPVNQPIKKEQKAGLDLETNGVPEPSQSVSAPPNLHPFFDEVSNSSESQSTASPFLKENGLSSQQMDDLFDILLKSGEISGFRANPDPSLALLHSNPPTPPSSPLHLSPPTPPPEPSLPALPSQQPLPCPGSSRLEDFLESTTGTPLLGVEPDGGLTLIDDLHSQMLSTSSILDHPPSPMDMDTSDLGFSPHPAGLDFGDPALDSMDWLDISMGGGGGTSLAPLGPHTLPSVFSVDFLDSSDLTLHWDSCL encoded by the exons CACTGAAGAGTCCGGCAGCCTTCCACGAGCAGCGGAGGAGTCTGGAGAGAGCCAGG aCTGAGGACTATCTGAAGAGGAAGATCAGGAGTCGTCCTGAGCGCTCAGAGCTGGTTAGGATGCACATACTGGAGG AGACGTCAGCAGAGCCGTCTCTGCAGGCCAAGCAGCTGCAGCTGAAGAGGGCCAGGCTGGCTGATGACCTCAATGATAAGATCTCTCACAGACCTGGTCCTATAGAGCTCATCCACAAGAACATCCTGCCTGTAGACCTGGACTGTCctctgcaacactcactactgg ATTCTCCAAAGGGTGCAGGAGAGTCCTCATTGGACGAGGACAGCAGTGATGCGTTTTCTCCGGACACTCTAGCCAATCACGACTCTCCACTGGGTCCTGTCTCCCAGCTGTCCCCCTCTGACATGCTCACTCAGAACGGGGACATGTCCCCCTCACAG TTTCTTAcccaggtccctcctccccctcctccgctGTTGCTGAATGACCATGACTCCTTGCAACGACAGAAGCTGACCAATGGGACAGTGACGCCGGTTGCTTCCCGCCCTGCCAGTGGTCAAATCAAG TTCCAGTCCAAGCCCAGCTTGGAGCGCCTCTCCCAGAGGTCTAAGAAGTCCAAAGACGTGAAGCCCAAGGTGAAGAAGCTGAAGTACCACCAGTACATCCCTCCGGACCAGAAGGCTGACCGGGAGCCTCCCCCTCAGCTGGACTCCACCTACGCCAAGATCCTCCACCAGCAGCAGCTCTTCCTCCAGCTGCAGATCCTcaaccagcagcagcagcaacactaCAACTACCACACCATCCTCCCAGCACCACCCAA ACCACCTGCAGAGCAGTCAACTTCAACAAACCCCGGCCCCTCCCCTTCACGCAGTGTTCCCCCGACGACCCCGGCCCCTTCCAATCAGCATGGGCCAAGTCGTCAGAGCCAAACCCCTGTGGGAGGGGCCAGACCTTTGACGCTACCAGCCAACCTGGATGACTTCAAA GTTGCTGAGCTGAAACAGGAGCTGAAACTGCGGGGTCTGACCGTGTCTGGCACTAAGATGGACCTGATCGAGAGGCTGAGGAACTACCAGGAGCAGAATGGTGGAGGTGGTGTTACTGCGACTGTAACCCCTAAACCCAGCCTACCAACCCCACAGCATGCCTCAACCCAACCTGCAACCATCACCATCTCTGCCCCCCCCCATGCCGGGACCAATACCATCACCCACCAATCAGGAGAGGCAGGCGGGAAGATACCCGCTTTCTCATTGGCTCAGAGTGCTGCTCCAGCCCGTATTATGAGGTTTGGGAGTACGTACTCCTCCCCTCCTGTGTCTCCCACCCCATCAGAACGGTCGCTGGCGGTAATGAGCCCCGACGAGACCAGCTGTAATGGAGACTTATTCGGGGAGATGGTGAGCTCTCCCCTGACCCAGCTCAGCCTGCACCCTTCCCCAGCCTCCATCAAAGAGGAGAACCAGGGTCACTTACCCACCTGCAGCTTCTCCCAGTCTCGGCTTTCACCCACCGCGCCTCAGGAGCCCTCAGGAGCCCCTGGGGCAGCCATGGAGGCCTCCCCCTTGGACAAGGACCAGTTGCTCCAGGAGAAGGACAAGCAGATCGAGGAGCTGACACGCATGCTGAGGCAGAAACAGAGGCTGGTGGAGACCCTGCGCTCGCAACTGGAGCACGGGAAACAGACAGGATTGAAAGAGATGCAGGGTGTGGTGGTAAATGGTTATGCCCAGGAGGCCCAAACCAAAACTACCTCTATCAAAGCCTCAGCCATTCTCCATCCCGCTCTCACCAACggagagatggtgagggtcaaGACGGAGGTAGAGACgcaagaagagatggagggagtggacGAAGCTCAGCCTAAGGGACAGCCTCAGCCGACACAGTGCTCCCAGCAGACTCTGCTCAAACTGCAGCAGATCCACCGGATACAGGTTCAACAACAGACACAACAACTACTTCAGACACaacaacagcagtcccaacagctCCAGCAACAAAAACAGCAACAACAGACACAGCAGATGCAGCAGCAGAAGACATCAGCTCAGTTGTTActccagcaacagcagcagctgcAGCAACTGATCATCCAGCAGACCCAGCAGAAACAGCTCCAGCTGCAGCACAAACAGCTGCAGGCCCAGCAGAGGAAGCAGCAGAGACAGGCCCAGAGGCAGCAGCAGAACAAACAACTGAGTCAGACCGTCACCACACAACAG GTCACTCCAGTCTTCATCGGCCAACAGAATGGCACCCAGGTCCCCGCCCAGACCTTCTCATTGGACCTCCTCAAGTCGGGCACCACGCCCACCCTTGTCACTGACGGCAACGGTAACCACTACCTGATAGCACTGACCAATCACAATGCAGAGGGCCAGAACGGCGTGACCTCATTGGGCAAAACTAGTGGATCACAACGCATCACACTGCAG CGATTGCAGTCAACTACAAGCAAACTCCCCAGCCAATCCCCAGCTGAGATACTCAGCTCCGACACTCAATCAAAACAACAGTTACAACCAGGCCCTGTCAACCAGCCTATCAAAAAG GAACAGAAGGCGGGTCTAGATCTGGAGACCAATGGAGTGCCAGAGCCGAGTCAGTCTGTCTCCGCTCCGCCCAATCTCCATCCTTTCTTTGACGAGGTATCCAACTCGTCTGAAAGCCAAAGCACCGCTTCCCCCTTCCTCAAG GAGAACGGCCTGAGCAGTCAACAGATGGATGACCTGTTTGACATCCTCTTGAAGAGTGGAG AAATCTCTGGATTCCGAGCAAACCCAGACCCTTCCCTGGCCCTCCTCCACtccaacccccccacccctccctcatCCCCTCTTCACCTGTCGCCACCCACACCCCCTCCGGAGCCCTCCCTACCCGCCCTGCCCTCCCAGCAGCCATTGCCCTGCCCAGGAAGTAGTCGTCTGGAGGATTTCCTGGAGAGCACCACCGGCACGCCCCTCCTGGGAGTGGAGCCTGACGGTGGCCTGACTTTGATTGACGACCTCCACAGCCAAATGCTGAGCACCTCCAGCATCCTGGACCATCCCCCCTCCCCGATGGACATGGACACCAGTGACCTGGGCTTCTCCCCGCACCCAGCAGGGCTTGACTTCGGGGACCCAGCCCTGGACAGCATGGACTGGCTAGACATCTCCatgggaggtggagggggaacGAGTCTTGCCCCTCTGGGCCCCCACACGCTCCCCAGTGTGTTCTCAGTAGACTTCCTGGACAGCTCAGACCTCACTCTGCACTGGGACTCCTGTTTGTAG